From Enhydrobacter sp., the proteins below share one genomic window:
- a CDS encoding quinone-dependent dihydroorotate dehydrogenase, whose protein sequence is MVSWYALADSVLSRLDAEAAHGLAIRALKSGLLPQDRQSDPSPLAVEIWGRRLPNPIGLAAGFDKNAEVPDAMLGLGFGLVEIGSVTPRPQIGNPRPRVFRLREDRGVINRMGFPGEGLDAVRSRLACRPRRGFVGVNIGANKDSPDRAADYVTCAAALAAYADYLVCNVSSPNTPGLRSLQGRGQLTDLLKRVKDAMAPTAVPLVLKIAPDATELDLDDIVAVARELRIDGIIVGNTTLSRPATLRSQRRDEAGGLSGAPLTALSTEVLHQTARRVEGQFPLIGCGGVGSGADAYAKIRAGATLVQVYSALVFGGPPLVRRIKDELAELLRRDGFTSVQQAVGADLR, encoded by the coding sequence ATGGTCAGCTGGTATGCCCTCGCCGACAGCGTGCTCTCGCGTCTTGACGCCGAAGCCGCGCACGGCCTCGCCATCCGTGCCCTCAAGTCAGGACTGCTGCCGCAGGATCGTCAGAGCGACCCATCGCCTCTCGCGGTCGAAATCTGGGGGCGCCGCCTGCCGAATCCGATCGGACTTGCCGCCGGCTTCGACAAGAACGCCGAAGTGCCCGACGCGATGCTCGGCCTGGGGTTCGGACTGGTGGAGATCGGCAGCGTCACGCCGCGACCACAGATCGGCAATCCCCGACCCCGGGTTTTTCGCCTCCGGGAGGATCGCGGTGTCATCAACCGTATGGGTTTCCCTGGCGAGGGGCTCGATGCCGTGCGTTCGCGGCTCGCGTGCCGTCCGCGGCGAGGTTTCGTCGGAGTCAACATCGGTGCCAACAAAGACAGTCCCGATCGAGCTGCCGACTATGTCACCTGCGCCGCGGCACTCGCCGCCTACGCGGACTATCTCGTCTGCAACGTCTCCTCGCCCAACACTCCGGGACTGCGCAGCCTGCAGGGCCGTGGGCAGCTGACGGACTTGCTGAAACGGGTCAAGGACGCGATGGCGCCGACCGCCGTTCCGCTCGTGCTCAAGATCGCGCCCGACGCCACCGAGCTCGATCTGGACGACATCGTCGCCGTGGCGAGAGAACTGAGGATCGATGGCATCATCGTCGGCAACACCACCTTGTCGCGCCCCGCGACACTGCGTTCGCAGCGGCGAGACGAAGCCGGGGGCCTGTCGGGAGCACCGCTAACCGCCCTTTCCACCGAGGTGCTTCATCAGACGGCGCGGCGCGTGGAAGGGCAATTCCCGCTGATCGGCTGCGGCGGCGTCGGTTCGGGTGCGGACGCGTACGCCAAGATTCGCGCCGGGGCGACGTTGGTCCAGGTCTATTCGGCGCTCGTGTTCGGCGGCCCGCCGCTCGTTCGTCGCATCAAGGACGAATTGGCGGAACTGCTGCGGCGGGACGGCTTCACGTCGGTGCAACAGGCGGTCGGCGCCGACCTACGCTGA
- a CDS encoding acetyl-CoA acetyltransferase translates to MIEPRTPILIGCGQITDTTGSPSSARSVVQFCADAANLALEDARAAIGGHALGHEIDAIAVLEFFSDISPRFASPFGRSSNPPKSVARRLHAQARQLIYTHSGGNMPQYMVNRFAEEIARGDTELALVCGAELLRSTQSARKAGLKIDWNEDPGEEPTRVGDKRFGFSEEENRHDLRAAIHFYPLLENAIRGCLGRDVSAHMTAMGRLFERLAAVAKDNPLATRRQGYTAEELCAITDDNRWICFPYPRLMNSNAIIDQAAAVLMTSVEKAREWGIPEDRWVFLHGCADGTDTWVVSERERLDESPAIRGCARVALDMAGKATADISAFDLYSCFPSAVEIAMREIGLAEDDPRPISVTGGLPFFGGPGNNYVTHAIAEMMNVVRSKPGSFGMVTANGNYLTKHSAGVYSTAPAMGPWHRQDPKLLQAELDGRPKRRVETRPRGTGTIETYCVAYGRDAPEKGFVIGRLDGSGDRFVAVAPNDPALLADMLTREQLGRRIAVSEQDGRNVFRPL, encoded by the coding sequence ATGATCGAGCCGCGTACCCCCATCCTGATCGGCTGCGGCCAGATCACCGATACGACCGGTTCGCCCTCCAGCGCGCGCTCCGTCGTGCAGTTCTGCGCCGACGCGGCGAACCTCGCCCTCGAGGACGCCAGGGCGGCCATCGGCGGGCATGCGCTGGGTCACGAGATCGATGCCATCGCCGTCCTCGAGTTCTTCAGCGACATCAGTCCGCGTTTCGCCTCGCCGTTCGGCCGGTCGAGCAACCCTCCCAAGAGCGTCGCGCGCCGCCTCCATGCCCAGGCGCGGCAACTCATCTATACCCATTCCGGCGGCAACATGCCCCAGTACATGGTCAACCGGTTTGCCGAGGAGATCGCGCGCGGCGATACCGAGCTGGCACTGGTATGCGGCGCCGAACTGTTGCGCTCCACCCAAAGCGCCCGCAAGGCCGGCCTGAAGATTGACTGGAACGAGGATCCCGGCGAGGAACCAACCCGCGTCGGGGACAAGCGGTTCGGCTTCAGTGAGGAGGAAAATCGGCACGACCTGCGCGCAGCGATCCACTTCTATCCGCTGCTCGAGAATGCAATCCGCGGTTGCCTGGGGCGCGACGTCTCCGCTCACATGACGGCGATGGGACGCCTGTTCGAGCGTCTCGCCGCGGTAGCCAAGGACAATCCACTGGCGACACGGCGCCAAGGGTACACGGCCGAGGAGCTCTGTGCGATCACGGACGACAACCGCTGGATCTGCTTCCCATATCCAAGGTTGATGAACTCCAATGCCATCATCGACCAGGCCGCGGCCGTACTCATGACCTCGGTCGAGAAGGCACGCGAGTGGGGCATTCCGGAGGACCGATGGGTGTTCCTCCACGGCTGCGCCGACGGCACGGATACCTGGGTCGTGTCCGAGCGCGAGCGGCTCGACGAGTCGCCGGCGATCCGCGGCTGCGCCCGCGTGGCTCTCGACATGGCGGGCAAGGCGACCGCCGATATCTCGGCCTTCGACCTCTATAGCTGCTTCCCGTCGGCGGTCGAGATCGCAATGCGGGAGATCGGTCTGGCCGAGGACGATCCCCGGCCGATCAGCGTCACCGGCGGCCTGCCGTTCTTCGGAGGGCCGGGCAACAACTACGTGACCCACGCCATTGCCGAGATGATGAACGTCGTCCGCTCCAAACCGGGTTCGTTCGGCATGGTGACGGCCAACGGCAACTACCTGACCAAGCATTCGGCGGGCGTCTATTCGACGGCGCCGGCGATGGGACCATGGCACCGCCAGGATCCCAAGCTGCTGCAGGCCGAACTCGACGGGCGTCCGAAGAGAAGGGTCGAGACACGGCCGCGCGGCACCGGCACGATCGAAACCTACTGTGTGGCCTACGGCAGGGATGCTCCCGAGAAGGGCTTCGTCATCGGCCGGCTCGACGGGTCGGGCGATCGTTTCGTCGCGGTGGCGCCGAACGACCCGGCCCTGCTTGCCGACATGCTGACGCGCGAGCAACTCGGGCGTAGGATCGCCGTCAGTGAACAGGACGGTCGCAACGTCTTCCGCCCCCTGTGA
- the prpB gene encoding methylisocitrate lyase — protein MPYLVAADQPAGSAGRRFRELIERPGILQLPGAHNGLAALQAKLVGFDALYLSGAGMSASMGLPDLGIITIDEVCFFIRQVARASGLPVLVDGDTGYGEALNVMHMVRAFEEAGAGAVHIEDQLLPKKCGHLNDKKLADPHDMAAKVAAAARARRDLCVIARTDAAASEGIDGAVARAKRYLEAGADAIFPEALHNAEMFRAFARAMPGVKLLANMTEFGRTPFFTASEFEAMGYAMVIWPVSALRVANKAQERLYAAIRRDGGTQNMIGEMQTRAELYATIDYAGYEALDASIVKTVVPQGMPQR, from the coding sequence ATGCCGTATCTTGTTGCTGCCGATCAACCTGCCGGATCGGCGGGACGGCGATTTCGTGAATTGATCGAGCGGCCGGGCATCCTGCAACTCCCCGGCGCGCACAATGGACTGGCCGCCTTGCAGGCGAAGTTGGTCGGCTTCGACGCCTTGTACCTGTCGGGCGCGGGCATGTCGGCCTCGATGGGCTTGCCCGATCTCGGCATCATCACGATCGACGAGGTCTGCTTCTTCATTCGTCAGGTCGCCCGCGCGAGCGGCCTGCCGGTGCTGGTCGACGGTGACACGGGCTATGGCGAGGCGCTGAACGTCATGCACATGGTGCGTGCCTTCGAGGAGGCGGGCGCCGGAGCCGTCCACATCGAGGACCAACTGCTGCCCAAGAAATGCGGCCATCTCAACGACAAGAAACTCGCCGATCCGCACGACATGGCGGCCAAGGTGGCGGCCGCCGCCAGGGCACGGCGCGATCTCTGCGTCATCGCGCGCACCGATGCGGCGGCGAGCGAAGGCATCGACGGCGCGGTCGCTCGCGCGAAGCGCTATCTCGAGGCCGGCGCCGACGCGATCTTTCCCGAGGCCCTGCACAATGCCGAGATGTTCCGCGCCTTCGCCAGGGCGATGCCCGGCGTGAAGCTGCTCGCCAACATGACCGAATTCGGCCGCACGCCGTTCTTCACCGCCTCCGAGTTCGAGGCCATGGGCTACGCCATGGTGATCTGGCCGGTGTCGGCGCTGCGCGTCGCCAACAAGGCGCAGGAACGGCTCTACGCCGCGATCCGGCGCGACGGCGGCACGCAGAACATGATCGGCGAGATGCAGACCCGCGCCGAGCTGTACGCCACCATCGACTACGCCGGCTACGAGGCGCTCGACGCCTCGATCGTGAAGACCGTCGTCCCCCAAGGCATGCCGCAACGGTAG
- a CDS encoding CoA transferase → MTDLPRPLTGVRVLDFSTTIAGPHCARLMADMGADVIKIESPEGDLMRSRPVQRNGAGTMFGQLNAGKRCIVLDLKKPEAIAAVKKLVKTVDIVLENYRPGVMKRLGLDYPELAAVNPRIIYGAISGYGQTGPAAGRPAYAPVIHASTGYDMAHLYYQQGRERPDNCGIFVADYASGAYALGGILAALHQRHVTGKGQMVDVSMFEALVGMLLGEVNRAQFDFEMPSRPMYGPVEARDGYVMLATASERTFQDMATAAGRRDWLTDPRFEKYTDRRMNWHLFVEEFETWSRTLTVKECVAALEKHGVPCSPYLTVTEALKDPQVEHRGSLCPIEDSAGRYLSPAPPFRFSGSPLQSGPRVANLGENTRAVLTEAGLSASEIEELVK, encoded by the coding sequence ATGACCGATCTGCCCCGGCCCCTTACTGGCGTGCGCGTCCTCGATTTCTCGACCACCATCGCCGGACCTCACTGCGCGCGGCTGATGGCCGACATGGGAGCCGACGTCATCAAGATCGAATCGCCCGAGGGCGACCTCATGCGCTCGAGGCCGGTCCAGCGCAACGGCGCCGGCACGATGTTCGGTCAGCTCAACGCGGGCAAGCGCTGCATCGTGCTTGACCTGAAGAAGCCCGAGGCCATCGCCGCCGTGAAGAAACTGGTGAAAACCGTCGACATCGTGCTGGAGAACTACCGCCCCGGCGTGATGAAGCGGTTGGGCCTCGATTATCCGGAACTCGCCGCGGTCAATCCACGAATCATCTACGGCGCGATCTCGGGCTACGGACAGACCGGGCCGGCTGCCGGCCGTCCGGCCTATGCGCCGGTGATCCATGCCTCGACCGGCTACGACATGGCCCATCTCTACTACCAGCAAGGCCGCGAGCGTCCCGACAACTGCGGAATATTCGTGGCCGACTACGCGTCGGGCGCCTATGCGCTGGGAGGCATTCTGGCCGCGCTGCATCAGCGCCATGTGACCGGCAAGGGCCAGATGGTGGACGTCTCGATGTTCGAGGCCTTGGTCGGCATGTTGCTCGGCGAGGTCAACCGCGCACAGTTCGACTTCGAGATGCCATCGCGTCCCATGTATGGACCCGTCGAGGCCAGGGATGGTTACGTGATGCTCGCCACCGCGAGCGAGCGCACATTCCAGGACATGGCAACCGCGGCCGGCCGGCGCGACTGGCTGACCGATCCGAGGTTCGAGAAGTACACCGACCGGCGCATGAACTGGCACCTGTTCGTCGAGGAATTCGAGACGTGGTCTCGGACTTTGACCGTCAAGGAATGCGTTGCGGCTCTCGAGAAGCACGGTGTGCCCTGCTCCCCCTACCTGACCGTCACCGAGGCGCTGAAGGATCCGCAAGTCGAGCATCGCGGCTCACTCTGCCCGATCGAGGACAGTGCGGGCAGGTACCTGTCGCCGGCGCCGCCATTCCGTTTCTCCGGCTCACCGCTGCAAAGCGGGCCGAGAGTGGCGAACCTCGGCGAGAATACCAGGGCCGTCCTGACGGAAGCCGGGTTGTCGGCATCCGAGATCGAAGAGCTCGTGAAATGA
- a CDS encoding DUF1007 family protein, with protein MKLLVAILSVVSVLVLPAAVAAHPHIWISQLVRVVTKDGKFTHVEIEWRFDPFSSEIEIPLIDENGDGRFSANEVKLLANDMMPELQKYGFMTWLNTGAKDFRPPKRPVFSARVDDPASFKPADWDRSAGDGGQPMPSNKRVEQPVPQKRGPRNLVYVMRFELPQPVTHFSIATFDPDDFIRIELDRTALPAGCTAAKHPSYKAEFIRGYPVFADLVTCQTL; from the coding sequence ATGAAGCTTCTCGTCGCAATCCTGTCGGTGGTCTCGGTCCTGGTGCTGCCGGCGGCCGTCGCGGCGCATCCGCACATCTGGATTTCCCAGCTCGTGCGCGTCGTTACCAAGGACGGCAAGTTCACCCATGTCGAGATCGAATGGCGTTTCGATCCGTTCTCCAGCGAGATCGAGATCCCGCTGATCGACGAGAACGGCGACGGCAGGTTCTCGGCCAACGAGGTCAAGTTGCTGGCCAACGACATGATGCCGGAGCTGCAGAAGTACGGCTTCATGACGTGGCTCAACACCGGCGCCAAGGATTTCCGACCGCCCAAGCGCCCGGTCTTCAGTGCCCGCGTCGACGATCCCGCCAGCTTCAAGCCGGCCGACTGGGACCGCTCGGCGGGCGACGGCGGGCAACCGATGCCGTCCAACAAGCGCGTCGAGCAGCCGGTGCCGCAGAAGCGCGGGCCGCGGAACCTGGTCTATGTCATGCGCTTCGAACTGCCCCAGCCGGTGACGCATTTCTCCATCGCCACATTCGATCCCGACGACTTCATCCGCATCGAGCTCGACAGGACGGCGCTGCCCGCCGGATGCACCGCCGCCAAGCATCCGAGCTACAAGGCCGAGTTCATTCGCGGCTATCCCGTTTTTGCCGACCTCGTCACGTGTCAGACGCTCTGA
- a CDS encoding acyl-CoA thioesterase: MAEGPRDPIIRTVPQPADMNGNGDIFGGWVLSQMDVAGGVLAARAAKGRVATVAITAMTFVQPIKVGDVVSIYGRVARIGRTSITIDLETMVQRRHDGAEIRVTHGTYVFVAIDGEGRPRPVPPEGRA; the protein is encoded by the coding sequence ATGGCCGAGGGCCCGCGCGATCCGATCATCCGGACCGTGCCGCAACCTGCCGACATGAACGGCAATGGCGACATTTTCGGCGGCTGGGTGTTGTCGCAGATGGACGTCGCGGGCGGCGTCCTGGCGGCACGGGCCGCCAAGGGCCGGGTCGCCACCGTGGCCATCACCGCCATGACGTTCGTGCAGCCAATCAAGGTGGGCGACGTCGTGTCGATCTACGGCCGTGTCGCCAGGATCGGCCGGACGTCGATCACCATCGACCTCGAGACCATGGTGCAACGCCGCCATGACGGTGCCGAAATTCGGGTGACCCATGGCACCTACGTGTTCGTGGCGATCGATGGCGAGGGCAGGCCTCGGCCGGTGCCACCCGAGGGAAGGGCATGA
- a CDS encoding EamA family transporter encodes MPLWIPITIAAALCQNIRTTMQQKIRGVLSVDGANFVRYLYGAPLALGMLAFLVFGTGREVPTIGWSFLGLVTIAGVAQIVATSLMIHSFSLRNYAVGTVYSKTETVFVALFATFIAAEPLKVGAWLGILVCLGGVAILSVRGSFENVRSVLADLTHKGALYGILSGAVFAIAAGTIREASKLLPDGDFLVRGITTLACMNTIQVVLMAAYLARRDRPQLGKVWVNWRSSIWVGVFSVLGSAGWALAMTLENAALVRAVGQIELVFTFIASRLVLKERPSVGEWIGSIAVVGGVVLILIAS; translated from the coding sequence TTGCCCCTCTGGATACCGATTACCATCGCGGCGGCGCTCTGCCAGAACATCCGCACGACGATGCAGCAGAAGATTCGCGGCGTGCTGAGCGTCGATGGCGCGAACTTCGTCCGCTACCTCTACGGCGCCCCGCTCGCCCTCGGCATGCTCGCGTTCCTGGTCTTCGGCACCGGTCGCGAGGTGCCGACGATCGGCTGGTCCTTCCTCGGTCTCGTGACTATCGCCGGCGTGGCCCAGATCGTTGCCACGTCGCTGATGATCCACTCCTTTTCTCTCCGCAACTACGCGGTCGGGACGGTCTACTCGAAGACCGAGACGGTGTTCGTGGCACTGTTCGCGACGTTCATCGCGGCCGAGCCGCTCAAGGTCGGCGCCTGGCTCGGCATCCTCGTCTGCCTCGGTGGCGTCGCCATCCTGAGCGTCCGCGGATCGTTCGAGAACGTGCGCAGCGTGCTGGCAGACCTGACCCACAAGGGTGCTCTCTACGGCATCCTGTCGGGTGCCGTCTTCGCCATCGCGGCCGGCACCATCCGAGAGGCCTCGAAACTGCTTCCTGACGGCGACTTCCTGGTGCGTGGCATCACCACGCTGGCCTGCATGAACACGATCCAGGTCGTGCTCATGGCCGCTTACCTCGCGCGTCGCGATCGGCCGCAACTCGGCAAGGTCTGGGTCAATTGGCGCTCCTCGATATGGGTCGGCGTGTTCAGCGTTCTGGGTTCAGCCGGCTGGGCGCTCGCCATGACCCTGGAGAACGCCGCGCTGGTGCGCGCCGTTGGCCAAATCGAGCTGGTCTTCACCTTCATCGCCTCCCGCCTCGTCCTCAAGGAGCGTCCGTCCGTCGGCGAATGGATCGGCAGCATTGCGGTCGTGGGTGGAGTTGTCCTCATCCTCATAGCGAGCTGA
- the parE gene encoding DNA topoisomerase IV subunit B, which yields MAKNGDLFERSGGKRAGSGKDTSYTARDIEVLEGLEPVRKRPGMYIGGTDERALHHLVAEVLDNAMDEAVAGHADTIHVELLAGNKVLVRDNGRGIPVDPHPKFKNKSALEIILTTLHSGGKFNSKVYATSGGLHGVGVSVVNALSDELVVDVARDRQSWTQTFSRGKPASKLKANGPAPNRRGTTLTFHPDPEIFGKQLFSPERLHRMARSKAYLFRGVEIRWRCDKSLLPKGGGVPEEESFHFAGGLKDYLVFEIGERPTVVPQPFAGEARTETNGSKGGKVEWAVWWPTDEDGFVRSYCNTVPTAEGGTHESGFRSALVRGLKRYAELTGNRKGSIITADDVFDGAAGLVSVFIEQPQFQGQTKERLVSVEATKLVETVVGDNFEHWLTGDKEAANVLLEHVVEKAEERLRRRQDREQQRKTATRKLRLPGKLADCSNSSAAGTEIFLVEGDSAGGSAKAARNRETQAILPLRGKILNVASASADKLRENQEVQDLIQALGCGAGAHYSDDRLRYERVIIMTDADVDGAHIASLLMTFFYREMPKLIENGHLFLAQPPLYRLSRGGRTEYAIDDAHKDELLRTTFNGTAKVEISRFKGLGEMQSVHLRETTMDPAKRVLLKVDIPTAADAEQRRESMRTAALVEDLMGRKPEKRYAFIQQNAKFARDLDV from the coding sequence ATGGCAAAGAACGGCGACCTGTTCGAACGCTCGGGCGGCAAGCGTGCCGGTTCCGGGAAGGACACCTCCTACACGGCCCGCGACATCGAGGTGCTGGAAGGGCTCGAGCCCGTTCGCAAGCGGCCGGGCATGTATATCGGCGGTACCGACGAGCGGGCGTTGCACCATCTCGTCGCCGAAGTGCTGGACAATGCCATGGACGAAGCCGTTGCCGGCCACGCCGACACCATCCACGTCGAGTTGCTCGCCGGCAACAAGGTGCTGGTGCGCGACAACGGACGCGGCATTCCGGTCGACCCGCACCCCAAGTTCAAGAACAAGTCCGCGCTGGAGATCATCCTCACGACGCTGCACTCCGGCGGCAAGTTCAACAGCAAGGTTTACGCGACGTCGGGCGGCCTGCACGGTGTCGGCGTCTCGGTGGTCAACGCGCTCTCCGACGAGCTCGTCGTCGACGTGGCCCGCGACCGTCAATCCTGGACGCAGACTTTCTCGCGCGGCAAGCCCGCCTCCAAGTTGAAGGCCAACGGTCCGGCGCCCAACCGGCGCGGCACCACCCTCACGTTCCATCCCGATCCGGAAATATTCGGAAAGCAGCTCTTTTCGCCCGAGCGCCTCCATCGCATGGCCCGCTCCAAGGCCTACCTGTTCCGCGGTGTCGAGATCCGCTGGCGCTGCGACAAGAGCCTGCTGCCCAAGGGCGGCGGCGTGCCGGAGGAAGAGTCGTTTCACTTCGCCGGCGGCCTCAAGGACTACCTGGTGTTCGAGATCGGCGAGCGGCCGACCGTGGTGCCCCAGCCCTTCGCCGGTGAGGCCAGGACCGAGACTAACGGCAGCAAGGGCGGCAAGGTCGAATGGGCGGTGTGGTGGCCGACCGACGAGGACGGCTTCGTGCGTTCGTACTGCAATACCGTACCGACCGCCGAGGGAGGCACCCACGAATCGGGTTTCCGCAGCGCGCTCGTGCGAGGTCTCAAGCGCTATGCCGAGCTGACCGGCAACCGCAAGGGCTCCATCATCACGGCCGACGATGTCTTCGATGGCGCAGCCGGTCTCGTGTCGGTGTTCATCGAACAGCCGCAGTTCCAAGGCCAGACCAAGGAGAGGCTGGTCTCCGTCGAGGCGACCAAGCTGGTCGAAACCGTCGTGGGCGACAATTTCGAGCACTGGCTGACCGGCGACAAGGAAGCGGCCAACGTGCTGCTCGAGCATGTCGTGGAGAAGGCCGAGGAACGGCTGCGCCGCCGCCAGGACCGCGAGCAGCAGCGCAAGACCGCGACGCGCAAGCTGCGCCTGCCGGGCAAGCTCGCCGACTGCTCAAACAGTTCGGCCGCCGGCACCGAGATCTTCCTGGTCGAAGGCGATTCGGCCGGCGGCTCGGCGAAGGCCGCGCGCAACCGCGAGACCCAGGCGATCCTGCCGTTGCGCGGCAAGATCCTGAACGTCGCCAGCGCCAGCGCCGACAAGCTGCGCGAGAACCAGGAAGTCCAGGACCTCATCCAGGCGCTGGGCTGCGGCGCCGGCGCCCACTACAGCGACGATCGCTTGCGCTACGAGCGCGTGATCATCATGACGGACGCCGACGTCGACGGCGCGCACATCGCCTCGTTGCTGATGACGTTCTTCTACCGCGAGATGCCGAAGCTGATCGAGAACGGCCATCTCTTCCTCGCCCAGCCGCCGCTCTATCGTCTGAGCCGGGGCGGCCGCACGGAGTATGCAATCGACGACGCCCACAAGGACGAGCTGCTGCGCACGACCTTCAACGGCACGGCCAAGGTCGAGATCAGCCGCTTCAAGGGCCTGGGCGAGATGCAGTCGGTACACCTGCGCGAAACCACCATGGACCCAGCCAAGCGTGTGCTGCTGAAGGTCGACATACCGACCGCAGCCGACGCCGAGCAGCGCCGGGAATCGATGCGTACGGCCGCCCTGGTCGAGGATCTGATGGGCCGCAAGCCGGAGAAGCGCTACGCCTTCATTCAGCAGAACGCCAAGTTCGCCCGCGATCTCGACGTCTGA
- a CDS encoding Rieske 2Fe-2S domain-containing protein, translating to MSVIQDAGSAYALKQPSYNAALTMVGRGTPMGELLRRYWHPVGMATDAGATPRPVKILGEELILFRDGQGRTGLVYPRCCHRGTTLYYGKIEERGIRCCYHGWLFDIEGRCLEMPAEPNPTGPQCQRVRQPWYPTQERYGLVFAYLGPPEKKPILPRYECLEVMEPGEFVEADDSSIGSGGIVIAPCNWLQHFENVVDPYHVPILHGSFSGPQFVEQMAAFPKVKFEYGAMGVKATSIRPGPGGKTFRRVTEAVLPTLRVVANPRVAQYGMVESIGWTLPIDDTHYRIYVAGRVKEKGELAKFRSRYNGKTWDELSPEEHQKFPGDTEAQVGQGPIAFHSEEHLMSSDQGVGMLRFLLQKQVDIVAAGGDPLGVAFNEEDAYVKFDAGQFLDDPSA from the coding sequence ATGAGCGTCATCCAGGATGCGGGCTCGGCCTATGCGCTGAAACAGCCCAGCTACAATGCAGCCCTCACCATGGTTGGGCGCGGGACCCCCATGGGAGAACTGTTGCGGCGCTACTGGCATCCCGTGGGCATGGCCACGGACGCTGGCGCGACGCCGCGGCCCGTCAAGATCCTGGGGGAAGAGCTGATCCTGTTCCGTGACGGCCAAGGTAGGACCGGCCTTGTCTACCCGCGCTGCTGTCATCGCGGCACGACGCTTTACTACGGCAAGATCGAGGAGCGTGGCATTCGCTGTTGCTACCATGGTTGGTTGTTCGACATCGAAGGTCGATGTCTGGAGATGCCGGCCGAGCCCAACCCGACCGGGCCACAGTGCCAGCGCGTGCGGCAACCCTGGTATCCGACCCAGGAACGTTACGGCCTGGTGTTCGCCTATCTCGGGCCACCCGAGAAGAAGCCGATCCTGCCGCGCTACGAATGCCTCGAGGTGATGGAGCCCGGCGAGTTCGTCGAGGCTGACGACTCGAGCATCGGCAGCGGCGGCATCGTCATCGCGCCGTGCAACTGGCTGCAGCATTTCGAGAATGTCGTCGACCCGTACCATGTGCCGATCCTGCACGGCTCGTTCAGTGGTCCGCAGTTCGTCGAACAGATGGCGGCGTTCCCCAAGGTGAAGTTCGAATACGGCGCGATGGGCGTGAAGGCGACGTCCATTCGGCCTGGGCCGGGCGGCAAGACCTTCCGGCGTGTCACCGAGGCGGTCCTGCCGACCCTCCGCGTCGTCGCCAACCCACGCGTGGCGCAGTATGGCATGGTCGAATCGATCGGCTGGACGCTGCCGATCGACGACACGCACTACCGCATCTACGTGGCCGGCCGAGTCAAGGAGAAGGGCGAGCTCGCCAAGTTCAGGTCGCGCTACAACGGCAAGACCTGGGACGAGCTTTCGCCCGAGGAGCACCAGAAGTTTCCCGGCGACACCGAGGCGCAGGTCGGGCAGGGGCCGATCGCCTTCCACTCGGAAGAGCACCTTATGTCCTCGGACCAGGGCGTGGGGATGCTGCGATTTCTGCTGCAAAAGCAGGTCGATATCGTGGCGGCCGGCGGCGACCCGCTTGGCGTTGCCTTCAATGAGGAAGACGCCTACGTGAAATTCGATGCCGGGCAGTTTCTCGACGATCCGTCAGCGTAG
- a CDS encoding DUF350 domain-containing protein: MFDAIFTSALRALPVFTSQLAVTLLILVGGVLIYQAFTPHSEARLIRQNNSAAALAFGAAIVSIALPLGMCLARSVSIPDIIIWGVIALVVQLGTFFVASLVFRDLVQRIENGEMASAIALGATHLSVAVINSAAIAG; this comes from the coding sequence ATGTTCGACGCAATCTTCACCAGCGCCTTGCGCGCGCTGCCGGTGTTCACCTCGCAGCTTGCCGTGACCTTGCTGATCCTGGTCGGCGGCGTCCTGATCTACCAGGCCTTCACGCCCCACAGCGAAGCCCGGCTCATCCGTCAGAACAATTCGGCCGCCGCCCTGGCGTTCGGCGCCGCCATCGTTTCCATCGCCCTCCCGCTCGGCATGTGCCTGGCACGCAGCGTCTCCATTCCAGACATCATCATTTGGGGAGTCATCGCGCTCGTCGTGCAACTGGGCACGTTCTTCGTCGCAAGTCTCGTCTTTCGCGATCTCGTCCAGCGCATCGAGAATGGCGAGATGGCGTCGGCCATCGCATTGGGGGCGACGCATCTATCGGTCGCGGTGATCAATTCGGCGGCCATCGCAGGCTGA